Genomic segment of Umezawaea sp. Da 62-37:
GTTGACCAGGGCCGCGAACGCGGTCGCGGTGCTCGGGCTGAACGCGACGAACGCCGTGCAGCCGCGGGTGCCGCTGGAGTGGGAACAGCGGTTCCTGGCCCGACCGGCGGCGTTCGGCATGTGCAGCGGCCCTTGGTCGGTGCCACGGCGTTGCTGCCGTGGCCGCCCGTGAGTGCTTGCCCGTCGAGTCCAGCCCGACCCGACGCCACTGTCCTATCGGAAGGACCCATCGCGGCTCGCACCACCTGTACGAGTGACGAGAACCGCGACCGGAAGGGGTTTTCCGCCCCGGCCACCGTCGTACCCGCGGGTCCGGCTGCTCGAACGCTAGGGTCCGCCGTGTGCTGGTTCGACGTGAAGTGCCGGGGGACGTGGACGCCATCCGCGCGGTGACCGAGGCCGCGTTCGCCGCGCGGCCCGGTGGGGAGGCGCAACTGGTCGACCGGCTGCGGGCGGATCCGGGGTGGATCCCCGCGCTGTCGCTGGTGGCGGTCGTGGCCGGATCCGTTGTGGGGCACGTCGTGTGCACGCGGGCGACGCTGTCGGGTGAACCCGTGCTGGGGCTGGGGCCGTTGAGCGTCTCCCCGGAGCACCAGCGCGCCGGGGTCGGGAAGGCGTTGGCGCACACGGTGTTGGGTGCCGCCGACGCGCTCGGCGAGCCGCTGGTGGTGCTGCTCGGGGATCCCGGCTACTACTCGCGGTTCGGGTTCGAACTCGCGTCGGAGCACGGGATCGAGCCGCCGCAGGCCGAGTGGGCGCCCCACTTCCAGGTGCGGACGTTGAGCGCCCACCGGCCTTCGCTGCGCGGCCGGTTCCGGTACGCGGAGCCGTTCGAGCGGCTGTGACCATCCTGCGGGCGACGAGCGAGGAGTCGAAGTGCCGGAGATGCTGTCCGTCGACCTGCACGGGGTGTTCCGCAGCGACCGGGGCATCGACAGCGCGATCCGGACGGCGATCTTCCGGGCCAAGCGGGAGCGGATCGGGACCGTGGAGATCATTCCCGGCAAGGGGTCCGGGACGTTGAGGCGGCGGGTCTTGGCGGTGTTGGAACAGCCGCACCTGAAGAAGCTCTACCGGCGGGTGGAAGTGGATCCGGACAACGAGGGCCGGGTGCTGGTGCACTTCTGATGGGGTGGGGTAGCCGTCCAGAACCGCCACCCCACCTCATCAGCCCTGCGCGCTCAGGGTGAACGCCAGCGCGGCCATCGACGTGAAGTCGATCGCGGGTTCCGAGCTGGGCCACGACCGCAGGTCGTCGGCGAACACGGACGTCGTCGAGTCGAACCGCTTGGTGTAGCCCTTGGTGCACGGGGCCGAGCCCTCGGGCATCTCGCCGAGGTCGGAGAACAGGTCCGCGCCGTTCGGGCCGTTGACGACCGCGCCGACGAGCACCTTGCGACCGCCGTTGAGGCTGCCCGAAAGGTTGGCCGCCTGGTGCTGGGGGCAGTTCGGGAACGTGGTGCCGACGCCGATCATAAGCGTGGTGCCCCAGGCGTTGGCCCCCAACGTGAAGTCGCGCTGCCGGGTGCCGAAGGCGTCGTACGTGCGGTCGCCGGTGAGGCCGCGGTAGAGCTTCGCCGTCGCGACGAAGCCGAAGCTGCGCGGGGCGGCGTCGAACTGGGTGACGTCCACGGCCGTGCGGAACGGGCTGGTGGCCGCGGCGTCGACGCCCTGCTGGAGCTGCCGTTTGAGGTCGCCGACGAGCTGCGCCTCGGTGACCTCGGCGTCGCGGACGCCGGTGCGGAGCAGGCGCGCGAGGTCGGTGTGGGCCAAGGCGCTGGTGTTGTACAGGTTCAGGGTGTCGGTGTCCCCGCTGTCCAGGTACGCCTTCGCCCAGTGGGCGGCGGTGGTGGCCCAGCCCGCGGCGCGGCGGTCGCCCAGCGCCCTGCCCGCGAGCGCCAGCTGGGTGGCGCCGAACTCCAGGTCGTCGGCCCAGGAGTCCTCGGGGTAGTAGGCGTGCGGGAACGCGGTCACGAGCTCGCCGACGTCGGTGGTCCTGGCCTGGCCGAAGACGGAGGCGGCCTCCTCCAGGTACCGGTGCGCCTTCGCGGGGTCGCGCTTGGCCTCGACCTGGGCGGCGAGGGCGAACGCGGCGGAGACCCGGCCCGCGAGGTTGGGGCTGATGGGCTCGCCGGGAGGCGCGGCGCGGAAAACGGGGCGGTGCTTGATGAAGTAGTCCGGGTCGCCGGGCGCGACGGAGAGCCTGTCGTCGGCCTCGGGCAGCCGCCACACGTCGTGGTCGCCGTGGAAGCCCAGCTCCTCGCTGCCGGTGCCGATGCCGACCTGGGCGATGAGCGTCCCGGTCTTCGCGTCCCACACCTTGTCGAGCCACCTGAGGCCGAACTCCGTCTCCGCCTCCAGCGCGGGAGTGGGCCGGACGCGTTGGGCGTACAGGAGTTCCGCGAGCGAGTACGACGTGGCGTGGGTGAACTTGACGAAGTCGCCCGCGTCGAACCAGCCGCCCTCGACGTCGACCGGGCCGCCGATCCTCTTCAGCGGTTCGGCCACCTCGTCACCGCCCTCGCCCTTGAACACCGGGGTGTCGTAGACGTCGGCCCTGCGGTCGGTCAGGTGTGAGCGCTTGCGGTCCAGCCTGCCGGGGATCACGTCGGCGCCGTCGCGCTGGGCCTGGAAGAACTCGACGTTGGCCGCGGCCAGCGGCGCGTGGAGCGCGCGCACCGAGTCGACCTCGAAACCGGGGGACGTGGCACCGGCGACCTTGATCCGGTAGGTGCCGGTCCTCGTCAGCCCGCTGAAGTCGATCGGGTGCACGGCGCCGTAGCCCGCGTTCCAGCCGCCGAGCGACGCGCCGACCCTGCCGGTCAACGCCGTCCGGCCCGCGCTGTCCAGCACGGCGAACGCCGCTCCGGGGCTGGGCTTGGCCGCCAAGAGGTAGGCCTGCTTGGCCTCCGTGGTGCCGTAGCCGATCTGGTCGAGCCGGACCTGACCGGTCGCCGCCGCCTGCACGGGCACGCTGACCAGCCCCGATACCGCCACAGCCGTGGCGAGGGCGAGCGCGAGTCGCAATGGAACCCTCCAGTCGGGCCCGCGGCGGTGGCCCCATGGTTAAGAAAGTTGCCTAATTGCGGGGAAGGGTAGCCGCCGCGCGCCGGGGAGACCAGGCCCGCGCGTCACCAGTCCTCGGGCGGCTCCAGGAACGCCTTGCCGAGGTCGCGGGTCAGGGCCAGCGCCCGGCGGACCCACCTCTCGGACGCGCCCGCCATCCCGCAGGACGGCGTGGGCAGCGCGAGTCCGCTCAGGACGGTGCGCGGGAAACCGAGGCGGTCGGCCAGTTCCAGCGCGGGCTTGGCCACCCTGCGCAGGGTCACCTCGGTGCCGGGGTCGGTGCTCGGCACCAGACCCAGCCACAACGACGTGCCCGCCTGCCAGGCCTCGCCCAGCTCGTCCAGCACCGCCGGACCGGCACCGCGCAGCAGCGAGACGTCCAGCGCGACGGCGGTGGCACCGGCCTCGCGGAGCAGCGTCACGGGCGGTTTCGGGGCGCAGCAGTGGATGATCACGCCGGGGCCCGCCGCCTCGACGATCGCGGCGAGCACGTCGCGGGCGTCCGGACCGGGGACCGCGCGGACGGTGCCGAGCTTGGACGGCGTCGGCAGCAGCCCTTCCAGGACCGCGGGCAGGCCGGGCTCGTCGAGCTGCACGACGACCTGCGCGCCGGTGCGCTTGACGACCTCGGCGACGTGCAGCTTCAGGCCCTCGGCCAGCGACTCGGTGAACTCCTTGACGGCGCCCGGATCGGTGAGCACCCGGTGGCCGCGCACCAGCTCGATGTTGGACATCAGCGTCCACGGCCCGGCGACCTGGATCTTGACGACCTCGGCGCGCAGGTTCGTGCCCTGGAACGCCTCCTCGAACGCGTCCAGGTCGTACCGCATCAGGTCGACGGCACGGCGGTGGTGCCGGCCGGGGTGCGCGGTGACGCGGTAGCCCGACGGGACGACCTCGATCGGGATGTCGACGAGCAGCCCGGCGGTGCGGCCGATGATGTCGGCGCCCACACCGCGCTCGGGCAGCTCCGGGAGGTGCGGCAGCAGCGGCAGCTCGCCGAGGACGATGCGTGACGCCTCGTGCGGATCCGTGCCGGGCAGTGAGCCGATGCCGGTGGCGGAGCCCGGTTTCCAAGGGGTCGTGTTCACCGCGCCAGTCTCCCACCGGGGCGTGCGGCGGCGGGCCGGGTGCCCTGCCGCCGCCCACCGGGTCAGCGGTTCGTCGTGGCCAGGCCCTGCGGGGTGTTGCGCTCGCCCGCGGCGACGCCGTGCGGGGCGGCCTTGTCGATCGCGGCGAGATCGGCCGTGGTGAGCTTGATCGAGGCCGCGGCGGCGTTGTCCTCGAGCCAGCGGCGGCGCTTGGTGCCGGGGATCGGGATGGTGTCCTGGGCCAGCACCCACGCGAGCGCGAGCTGGCTCGCGGTGACGCCCTTGGCCCGCGCCAACGACTTCAGCACCTCGACGACGGCCACGTTGCGGGCGATGTTCTCCGGCGAGAACCACGGCAGGCCGCGGCGCGCGTCGTCTGGGGCGAGGTCGTCGACGGAGGTGATCTCGCCGGTCAGGAAGCCGCGGCCGAGCGGCGAGTACGGGACGAAGCCGATGCCCAGCTCGCGGCACGTCCGCAGCACGCCGTCGAGTTCGGGGCCGCGGGCGAACAGCGAGTACTCCGACTGCACGGCCGTGATCGGGTGGATGAGGTGGGCGCGGCGGATCGTCTCGGGCGAGACCTCCGACAGGCCGACGTAGCGGATCTTGCCCGCCATGAACATGTCGGCCATCGCGTCCATGGTGTCCTCGATGGGCACGTCCGGGTCGACGCGGTGCAGGTAGTAGAGGTCCACGTAGTCGGTGCCG
This window contains:
- a CDS encoding methionine synthase, producing the protein MNTTPWKPGSATGIGSLPGTDPHEASRIVLGELPLLPHLPELPERGVGADIIGRTAGLLVDIPIEVVPSGYRVTAHPGRHHRRAVDLMRYDLDAFEEAFQGTNLRAEVVKIQVAGPWTLMSNIELVRGHRVLTDPGAVKEFTESLAEGLKLHVAEVVKRTGAQVVVQLDEPGLPAVLEGLLPTPSKLGTVRAVPGPDARDVLAAIVEAAGPGVIIHCCAPKPPVTLLREAGATAVALDVSLLRGAGPAVLDELGEAWQAGTSLWLGLVPSTDPGTEVTLRRVAKPALELADRLGFPRTVLSGLALPTPSCGMAGASERWVRRALALTRDLGKAFLEPPEDW
- a CDS encoding aldo/keto reductase; its protein translation is MADQSSTTITRRPLGSQGLLVSTQGLGCMGMSAFYGGRDDEESTATLHRALDLGITFLDTAEAYGPFTNEILVGKAIAGRRDEVQVATKFGTEFDDDGLAHDINGRPDYAHRAIDRSLRHLGTDYVDLYYLHRVDPDVPIEDTMDAMADMFMAGKIRYVGLSEVSPETIRRAHLIHPITAVQSEYSLFARGPELDGVLRTCRELGIGFVPYSPLGRGFLTGEITSVDDLAPDDARRGLPWFSPENIARNVAVVEVLKSLARAKGVTASQLALAWVLAQDTIPIPGTKRRRWLEDNAAAASIKLTTADLAAIDKAAPHGVAAGERNTPQGLATTNR
- a CDS encoding N-acetyltransferase, which produces MLVRREVPGDVDAIRAVTEAAFAARPGGEAQLVDRLRADPGWIPALSLVAVVAGSVVGHVVCTRATLSGEPVLGLGPLSVSPEHQRAGVGKALAHTVLGAADALGEPLVVLLGDPGYYSRFGFELASEHGIEPPQAEWAPHFQVRTLSAHRPSLRGRFRYAEPFERL
- a CDS encoding glycoside hydrolase family 9 protein, whose protein sequence is MRLALALATAVAVSGLVSVPVQAAATGQVRLDQIGYGTTEAKQAYLLAAKPSPGAAFAVLDSAGRTALTGRVGASLGGWNAGYGAVHPIDFSGLTRTGTYRIKVAGATSPGFEVDSVRALHAPLAAANVEFFQAQRDGADVIPGRLDRKRSHLTDRRADVYDTPVFKGEGGDEVAEPLKRIGGPVDVEGGWFDAGDFVKFTHATSYSLAELLYAQRVRPTPALEAETEFGLRWLDKVWDAKTGTLIAQVGIGTGSEELGFHGDHDVWRLPEADDRLSVAPGDPDYFIKHRPVFRAAPPGEPISPNLAGRVSAAFALAAQVEAKRDPAKAHRYLEEAASVFGQARTTDVGELVTAFPHAYYPEDSWADDLEFGATQLALAGRALGDRRAAGWATTAAHWAKAYLDSGDTDTLNLYNTSALAHTDLARLLRTGVRDAEVTEAQLVGDLKRQLQQGVDAAATSPFRTAVDVTQFDAAPRSFGFVATAKLYRGLTGDRTYDAFGTRQRDFTLGANAWGTTLMIGVGTTFPNCPQHQAANLSGSLNGGRKVLVGAVVNGPNGADLFSDLGEMPEGSAPCTKGYTKRFDSTTSVFADDLRSWPSSEPAIDFTSMAALAFTLSAQG
- a CDS encoding Smr/MutS family protein — protein: MLSVDLHGVFRSDRGIDSAIRTAIFRAKRERIGTVEIIPGKGSGTLRRRVLAVLEQPHLKKLYRRVEVDPDNEGRVLVHF